The Cucumis melo cultivar AY chromosome 6, USDA_Cmelo_AY_1.0, whole genome shotgun sequence genome includes a region encoding these proteins:
- the LOC103490785 gene encoding abscisic acid receptor PYR1-like produces MNYYVKENQNFGISLSTKDDKGTNDKRNIGGEVPTMFLLISLIFIFHINRSNILGETTMEKGDGGEVDAQASTMATEQQQQQQPNSNSEETYLTTHHLSAPPSGLTQEEFDELKDLVAEFHIYKLTRGRCSSLLAQRVQAPSVAVWSIVRRFDQPQSYKHFIKSCTVSEGFTMKLGCTREVNVISGLPADTSTERLDIHDDERRVIGFSIIGGEHRLRNYRSVTSVHQLERDGQIWSVVLESYAVDVPPGNTEEDARLFADTVVRLNLQKLASVVEGMNRAGNR; encoded by the coding sequence atgaattattatgtaaaagaaaatcaaaattttggcaTTTCCCTTAGCACTAAAGATGACAAAGGGACAAATGATAAACGAAATATAGGGGGAGAGGTCCCCACGATGTTTCTTCTCATTTCACTCATCTTTATATTTCACATCAACCGATCGAACATTTTGGGGGAAACAACCATGGAGAAAGGCGACGGTGGAGAAGTCGACGCCCAAGCCTCTACGATGGCCAcggagcagcagcagcagcagcaaccAAACTCAAACTCCGAAGAAACTTATCTCACAACTCACCATCTCTCCGCACCGCCCTCCGGCCTCACTCAGGAAGAGTTCGACGAGTTGAAGGACTTAGTAGCAGAGTTTCACATCTACAAACTCACACGCGGCCGGTGCTCCTCCTTACTGGCTCAGCGTGTTCAAGCACCATCGGTGGCGGTCTGGTCCATCGTACGAAGATTCGACCAACCGCAGAGTTACAAGCACTTCATCAAGAGCTGTACGGTAAGCGAAGGATTCACAATGAAGTTAGGTTGTACAAGAGAGGTTAATGTAATATCAGGCTTACCAGCGGATACAAGTACTGAGAGGCTCGATATTCATGACGACGAGCGACGCGTCATCGGATTCAGTATCATCGGAGGTGAACACCGTCTCCGGAATTACCGATCGGTGACTTCGGTGCATCAGTTGGAGCGGGATGGTCAGATCTGGAGCGTGGTTTTGGAATCGTACGCGGTGGATGTTCCGCCGGGGAACACGGAGGAGGATGCTCGTTTGTTTGCCGATACGGTTGTGAGATTGAATCTGCAGAAACTGGCTTCGGTTGTTGAAGGAATGAATCGTGCAGGTAATCGGTAA
- the LOC103490781 gene encoding transcription factor MYC2-like: protein MTDYRLSTMNLWTDENASVMDAFMNSDLSSYWAPSAASSHSLHHPPPPQSSASTSTPPPDPPKSLPVFNQETLQQRLQALIDGARESWTYAIFWQSSYDYSGGSVLGWGDGYYKGEEDKGKGKAKMVSSAAEQAHRKKVLRELNSLISGSAAGPDDAVDEEVTDTEWFFLVSMTQSFVNGVGLPSQAFYHSTPIWVSGADRLSASACERARQGRVFGLQTMVCIPSPNGVVEMGSTELIHRTSDLMNKVKILFNFNNLETSSWISGTTAAASAADEGENDPSSMWISEPSSTIEMKDSITTTVPSSNVPAKPIRSENPSSSSLTENMSTIQQSHHKQSQSFLNFSDYGFESNPSKNTTATATVTTSTTPSFKPESGGMLNFGNGSLFSGHSQYVTNEQNEEKRSPASRSSNDEGILSFTSGVILPSSGKVKSGDSDHSDLEASVIREVDSCTKSLEPEKRPRKRGRKPANGREEPLNHVEAERQRREKLNQKFYALRAVVPNVSKMDKASLLGDAVSYINELKSKLQMAESEKTDMGKHLELLKKEMGGKDVGCYTNPNDEDLKIGKRKVMDMEIEVKIMGWDAMIRIQSNKKNHPAARLMTAFKDLDLEMLHASVSVVNDLMIQQATVKMGSRFYTQEQLKMALVARVGGGGGGGSGGGMM, encoded by the coding sequence ATGACGGATTATCGTTTGTCGACGATGAATCTCTGGACTGACGAGAACGCGTCGGTGATGGACGCTTTCATGAATTCCGATCTCTCTTCCTACTGGGCTCCATCAGCCGCCTCCTCTCACTCTCTTCACCATCCACCACCACCTCAGTCCTCCGCCTCAACGTCCACTCCCCCGCCGGACCCACCTAAGTCCCTCCCCGTTTTCAATCAGGAGACTCTGCAGCAGCGGCTCCAGGCGCTGATTGACGGTGCTAGGGAGAGTTGGACTTATGCGATTTTCTGGCAGTCATCTTATGATTATTCCGGTGGGTCTGTTTTGGGGTGGGGTGATGGGTATTACAAAGGAGAGGAAGATAAAGGAAAGGGGAAAGCGAAAATGGTGTCGTCAGCGGCAGAGCAGGCTCACCGGAAGAAGGTTTTACGGGAGCTTAACTCTTTGATTTCTGGCTCTGCCGCTGGACCGGACGATGCGGTGGATGAGGAGGTTACGGATACAGAGTGGTTCTTTTTGGTTTCGATGACTCAGTCGTTTGTTAATGGTGTTGGGTTACCGAGTCAGGCGTTTTACCACTCGACGCCGATTTGGGTCTCTGGTGCCGATCGGCTGTCGGCGTCTGCCTGTGAACGAGCTAGACAGGGGAGGGTTTTTGGGTTACAGACGATGGTCTGTATTCCATCGCCTAACGGTGTTGTGGAAATGGGTTCGACGGAATTGATTCATCGAACATCGGATTTGATGAATAAGGTCAAAATTCTGTTCAATTTCAACAATCTCGAGACGAGTTCTTGGATTTCGGGAACTACCGCCGCCGCATCCGCTGCAGACGAAGGGGAAAACGACCCGTCGTCGATGTGGATCAGTGAGCCATCTAGTACAATCGAGATGAAGGATTCAATTACCACCACCGTCCCTTCCAGCAACGTTCCGGCAAAGCCAATCCGATCCGAAAATCCCAGTTCAAGTAGCTTAACGGAAAATATGAGCACGATTCAACAATCCCATCATAAACAGAGCCAAAGCTTCTTAAATTTCTCCGATTACGGCTTCGAGTCAAATCCCTCAAAGAACACCACCGCCACCGCCACCGTAACCACCAGCACCACTCCATCATTCAAGCCGGAATCCGGCGGGATGCTGAATTTTGGAAACGGAAGCCTCTTCTCCGGCCATTCACAGTACGTAACAAACGAACAGAACGAAGAAAAGAGATCCCCTGCTTCTCGAAGTAGCAACGACGAAGGGATCCTCTCTTTCACCTCCGGCGTGATCTTACCCTCTTCCGGTAAGGTAAAATCAGGCGATTCGGACCACTCAGATCTCGAAGCATCAGTGATCAGAGAAGTAGATAGCTGTACAAAATCATTAGAACCCGAAAAACGTCCAAGAAAAAGAGGTAGAAAACCAGCAAACGGAAGAGAAGAGCCATTGAATCACGTAGAAGCAGAGAGACAACGGCGAGAGAAATTAAACCAGAAATTCTACGCTCTACGAGCTGTAGTTCCAAACGTATCTAAAATGGACAAAGCCTCACTACTCGGTGACGCCGTTTCGTACATAAACGAGCTGAAATCGAAGCTCCAAATGGCAGAATCGGAGAAAACAGATATGGGAAAACATCTAGAATTGCTGAAGAAGGAGATGGGAGGGAAAGATGTAGGATGTTACACAAACCCAAATGATGAAGATCTGAAAATAGGGAAAAGAAAGGTAATGGATATGGAGATTGAAGTTAAAATCATGGGTTGGGATGCGATGATCAGAATTCAAAGCAACAAGAAGAATCATCCGGCGGCGAGGTTGATGACGGCGTTTAAGGATTTGGATTTAGAAATGCTTCACGCCAGTGTTTCTGTAGTGAATGATTTGATGATTCAACAAGCAACAGTGAAGATGGGGAGCAGATTTTACACACAAGAGCAGCTTAAAATGGCTCTTGTGGCCCGAGTCGGTGGTGGTGGTGGAGGCGGAAGCGGCGGTGGAATGATGTAA
- the LOC103490783 gene encoding uncharacterized protein LOC103490783 codes for MSLNCLSCQLLQRTDSERHRDRQIQTYYTSDEFDPSQRSWSGNLSLRQNRGGVFRGMADNKVAPVCHRRAVSFGGKEPRLVRSSGMRRDWSFEDLRTIREEKEPSPNS; via the coding sequence ATGAGTCTGAATTGCCTCTCATGTCAACTCTTACAGAGAACCGATTCCGAGAGACACCGTGACCGGCAGATCCAAACTTACTATACCTCCGATGAGTTCGATCCCTCGCAGAGAAGCTGGTCGGGGAACCTCTCTCTCCGTCAAAACAGAGGAGGAGTGTTTCGGGGCATGGCGGACAACAAGGTGGCTCCGGTGTGTCACCGGCGTGCCGTATCGTTCGGTGGGAAGGAGCCGAGATTGGTTAGAAGCTCGGGGATGAGGAGGGATTGGAGCTTTGAGGATCTCAGAACTATTCGTGAGGAAAAGGAACCTTCCCCCAATTCCTAA
- the LOC103490784 gene encoding protein HAIKU1-like, which yields MDRNRQNENLGVNKLGKNIRKSPIHQPNFGNNAARPQPQPQIYNISKNDFRNIVQQLTGSPSQDNQPPPRPPQNPPKSQSMRLQRIRPPPLTPINRPNIPAPIPAPVPVPPPQAVVNNNVPRPPQFAQPPPRQLPPMALGGDSHWPNPAAESPISAYMRYLQNSMMNPSPVGNQAQFVPQPQIPGQIHPPHAPPSGLLPNPNPNPNPPVPALPSPRLNGPPPPIPNFPSPHWNGPALLPSPTSQFLLPSPTGYYNMLSPKSPYPLLSPGIQFTPPLTPNFAFPSMPQSGILGPGPHPPPSPGVLFPLSPSGIFPILSPRWRDQ from the coding sequence ATGGATAGGAACAGGCAAAATGAGAATTTGGGTGTAAACAAATTGGGGAAAAACATTAGGAAGAGTCCAATACACCAACCAAATTTTGGCAATAATGCTGCTAGGCCTCAACCCCAGCCACAAATTTACAACATAAGTAAGAATGATTTTAGGAATATTGTTCAGCAGCTTACAGGTTCACCATCTCAAGATAATCAACCTCCTCCTAGACCTCCACAAAATCCACCAAAATCCCAAAGTATGCGGTTGCAAAGAATAAGACCTCCTCCGTTAACACCGATTAATCGACCGAATATACCTGCTCCTATCCCTGCCCCTGTTCCCGTTCCTCCGCCGCAGGCTGTAGTCAATAACAATGTGCCTAGGCCTCCACAATTTGCTCAGCCACCTCCAAGACAGTTGCCACCAATGGCACTGGGAGGAGACTCACATTGGCCGAACCCTGCTGCTGAGTCTCCTATTTCGGCATATATGCGTTACCTTCAAAATTCAATGATGAATCCATCTCCAGTAGGAAACCAAGCTCAATTTGTACCACAACCTCAGATTCCTGGTCAAATACATCCTCCTCATGCACCTCCATCGGGTTTATTgcctaatcctaatcctaatcctaatccaCCCGTTCCTGCTCTTCCATCCCCAAGGCTAAATGGTCCTCCACCCCCTATCCCAAACTTTCCTTCACCACATTGGAATGGTCCCGCACTTTTACCTTCCCCAACTTCCCAGTTTCTATTGCCTTCTCCTACTGGTTACTACAATATGTTGTCTCCTAAGTCACCTTATCCATTACTCTCACCGGGGATCCAGTTTACTCCGCCGCTGACTCCTAATTTTGCATTTCCATCCATGCCTCAATCAGGGATCTTAGGTCCAGGGCCTCATCCACCACCTTCACCAGGGGTTCTGTTCCCTTTATCTCCCTCAGGGATTTTTCCCATCTTGAGTCCAAGATGGAGAGATCAATAA